In Aquila chrysaetos chrysaetos chromosome 24, bAquChr1.4, whole genome shotgun sequence, the genomic stretch ACTCAAGGACAGGCCGAGGCCACCCCAGGCTCCCCGTGATTTCGCAGCGCTCAGAGGGCGATTGAACCACGTCGCACCATGCCTACGTCTTCTCTTCATCACACCTCTCCCTCCACGTCACCTCGGTAGAGGCTTGGGGCGTGCCTGGGGGGACTGCTTGGCACCCCCGGAAcagcccctgctgcccccagccccaggttCAAAGGGACGATCAAAAGGGGACGGTGAGGGACGGCAGCCAGGGCACGGGGTGGCTCGGATGCTCAGATGGCCGTTGCCTCCCCCTCTCCTCAAAGCAGCACCGGGGTTGCACCCGTCGGCACAAGCCCACAGAAACGTGCTGCATCCCAGTTTGGTGACAAATACAACAGCAGAATTGGATAACTGCACGGCCCCTGCCTGTGCTACCTGTAGCGCTGCCTGTCTCCCACCAGAACACCAATAAACTCAATCTCTTGGCAAACACcaataaagaagaaaggcaaTTTTTACAGCTTCTGTATTATGACTATTAATTCTGTCCCCATGTCAAAGCAAAACGAGGAGCACAAGCCAGCGAACACCAAGTGGGGAGTAGCTAGTTTAATCCTCTGAACTCCTTGCTGGAGCTGCAGTCTGGTTTTTTTGGCTACAGAATATGACCGGTCCAAGAATACTTGGGGTTGGCCAAGGGGAAGGTCACACCCGGAGAGGAGCGCACACCTCACTGATACTGCCTGGGGTGGAAATGGGCTCCGCTCCAGCAGTGGTGCCTCGCCTCCGTCATCGCAGTTCCCAGGAAAGGCCAGGCACGCTGCTGCAGACAACAGTGCaacacaacagcagcaattatctgagcagcagcaattaCCTGAGCAGCTGATTACATCCGGCAAAGAATGAGACTGCAAAATCATTTAAAGTGCTCTATGAGAAGGTTCGATTAGTAAatatgaaaaaaccccaaacccaagccAGGATACCAGTATGGCttattttatattccttttatttacaaaacagttttaCTATAAATACTGCAATTTTCTCACTCGTATCTGCGCACTGGTAAAGGAACCTCAGtaaaaaaagtagtttaaaaaatataagtGAATCTTGCAAGGTTGTGCAAAGAGAGTGTTTactatgaaattattttcctagtggaaagaaatgtttactgaatttttaaagcctCACTTTAAGAGCtgcaaaaatagtttttccgtaccaaaacaaatgaaaaagtagGCATTAAACCAACGTGCAGCTGGATTTGAAGTATGTTTGATTCTCCTGCTTCTTCACAAAGAAATTCTTGATTGTGAAGTCAGACACTGGACTTCAGGTTGCCTTATTGCACTTAGAGCTTCATCCCTGACATCAGGAGTTAGTGTAGCAACTCTCCCTTCTCTCCGACCACCTTCGTGCCGCTAAGGATGCTACAGCTGTCGCCATTTATCCTGCAACAGGGAAACGAGCAGTTAGTTAGGGTTTACTGCTGCGCGCTGCAGCCCCTTGGCTTTGGGAGGAATGACCTTTGAGGCCTCTGGTTTGCGGCAGCCTGGCCCCCCGCCGCGGTGACCCGAAGGGCGTTTTGGGTGCCCCCCGCGCAGGTCCCCACCGTCGGGTACCTGGCACAGGTGCGCGTGGGTGGGCGCCGTGCAGACGGGGCAGACGTGGCAGCTGGGGGTGCAGCGGGGGACGAGGTGAGCCGGGGTCCCCTCTCTGGCCAGGGGACACACGGGGCAGCTCGCCGTGTCGCGGTGGACGGGGGAGAGGCGCAGCCGGTCGGCGCAGGGAGGGCAGACGGGACCCTGCGGGCTGTGGGGAGAGAGCCGGGGGCGAGCCCCGACGGGTTTGTGTCGGAAAGTGCTCCTCGCCAAGCCACGCCACACAGGCTCTGGCACCCGCAAAAGCTAGTTTCATTAACAATTTCAAAAATACTAACTTTATAAACTCAAACAAGTAGTGATTCACGAGTGCAGAACTGAAATGGCTCCTCCAGGGTTAGGGCTAATAGCAAGCACTCGTGGGAGCAGCATGAAATAAATTATCCGTAAAAAGAAGTTCATACATACAAAGCTAAAGCAGGTGGATGCATACCTCAAACCATGTTTGCTTTaaccaaatatttatttgaatttgcCTCTGTCAGTGATGACTCTGTTAAGGAAGCTTTGTGGGCCTGAGAGAGCACAAGGCTCGCGTGGGCAGGCGTCAAAAAACCGCCTGAGCATACAGCATCACTTTGCTCACCTCGTCGCTGCTCTGCACCGAACAAACTAACCATGCCTAGAGGTGGAAAAAGCACTCGGCAGCTGGGTAAACAGAAGGCCCACGCTGCAGAGTCTCTTACAGCACTCAGGTTCTCTGCTGCTTAACCGAAACCAGAGCTCCATCACGGGCCAGCGAAGACATGAGGCCGAGCCAAGTGAGGACAGCTGAGGAGAACAAGCTGATTCAGAGACGCCCAAAGAAACCGCACAAGCATTGTCCAAATAAACCTCACACCGGTTCCACTCTCTTTGCTTGCAAGCAGGCACCACGCTTTTACCCCGATACTGAGCTGTAAGCAAGCGGAACCACATTTACACACCTCTgtcatatttgtatttttaagttaagCGGTTAACTCTCAGTTTTGAGGACGTTCGGTGCCCGGCTGCCGAGAGGAATCGCCTGCTCTGGCCGCAGCGCACTCACCCCTCATCCTGCCGGCGGGGCCCCCCCGACCGTTCCCCGGGTGCCACAGGACGGCTTTCGCACTGGCCAAGGTGGGCGCGCAGCCAGCTTTCACAGGTGGGACAGACGTGATGGTTGCTGTGGAGAAGCACCGTTGAGGACGCGCATTGGGTCTCTCGAGGGAGACTCAAAAATCGCCGTGAAGTTCGGCACCTCCAGCTTCCCTGGTACTGAGGAACCGTCCCAAGCAGGATGAAAACCTGGAATCAGCTCTACCACAAACCTCCCTTGCTTTGCTAAAGTGTACAAGATGTTTCTATGCCTCTTTACAGCTAGAGCCCCGGTTCCCAACCTCACCTCATCAAACCTGCAAACCCAATTACGCTGCAGTTCGGCGTTGCTCTCACAGAGCAGAGAGGGCAGCTCTGGGCCGGCCCTGCTCGCTGAGCGCTGCGGGCAGCGTCGGGGCACGGCAGTGTATGCTGCAACTGCCAGAAAGCAACACAAGTAAAGAAATACGAGAAAGACGTGCACATGCAGAATgccttttaaaagcactgaaagaacAAAGCACAAAATTGCCCAGAGCTCCTTTGTtttaggggggaaaaagcagagaggttagtgttttaaaagtaaGTAAATGCTGTAATACTCAACACAGTATCAAGACAGGAAAGAggtggtgtcgtggtttaaccccagccagcaactaagcaccgtgcagccgctcgctcacttccccccacccagtgggatggaggagagaagcggaaaaaaacagtaaaacttgtggattgagataagaacagtttaatagaacagaaaggaagataataacaacaataataaaatgacagtactaataaaaggattggaagatacaaaagaagtgatgcacaatgcagtagctcaccacttgccgaccgatgcccagttagttcccgagcagcgatccgcccccaggccaattccccccagtttatacagTGGACATGacaccacatggtatggaatacccctttggccagtttgggtcagctgtcctggctgtgtcccctcccaacttcttgtgcccctccagccttcttgctggctgggcatgagaagctgagaagtccttgacttagtataaacactacttagcaacaactgaaaacatcagggtgttatcaacattcttctcatactgaacccaagactataccagctactaaaaagaaaattaactctatcccagctgaaaccaggacaggtggGAATAAACAAGGAGGTGTACAATACCCTTATCTTCTACCCAAATAAATACAGTTCTAGTCTACTCTGAAATGATTTTTATTCAAGCCCACCATGGcatctgtgtgtttttaagTGGAAGATGGAAGGCAGACCTTTCGTGGTCCATGGGCTGCTCTGCCTCGCTCCGCTCCGGAACAGCTTCGCCTGTGCTGTCAGCCCTCAGCACATCTGCAGCTTTGGCAGGAGAGCTGAACgcagagaaagagggagaagacaACCTGAATCCACCCGAATGCATGGCTTTCCGAGAATGACTACTGCCCTACGGAACCACTTTTTCCTAAATAGCAAATACTTTCTACTGCTGAAACTGGACTTAGAGGAACCAAAGGAATTCAAACCGCAAAACCCGCTCTAGCCGTGTACAGATGCTTTCTCCCCCGCAAGAagctcccctttccccccattTTGCTTCCCACGGACCCGTGCAAGGGGAGCGGCAGCAAGCTCCTGGTCGGCCGCGGTACCTCGTGCCTGTCGGGCTTCGGCTCTCCCCGGCGCCAATGCTGAGGACCGAGTCGGTGCGCGGCGTGCCGGGCCGGGCGCTCAGCCAGTCCTCGCAGACGGCACAGCCGCCGCGCGCGGGCTCGGCGCGGGGGGCCAGGGCGGCGTGCAGCTGCTCTTCGCAGGTGGGACACACGTGGCAACTCGTCGCGTGGCTGCGGGCGAGACAGAGATGGGGGAATCCCTCCTGCCGAGCCCCGAGAGCAGCTGGCGAACACCAAACCCTCGCGTGAAGCAGCCGTCGCCTCTTTGGCGAGCGGCGTGTTCATCGCAGAGGCAGAGGCGTTGGCATTTTAGAGTCAAAAACTACATAAAGATGTGCCGTACCGGTGTGGCGTAGCTAGAAATAACACCGGTGAGATCCGTGGGTATAGTCGGCAGAGTGGCATAAGGTTTTGGGCAGATGAACAAGCAAACCTACCAAAAATAGGAACGCCACAGCACGGGCTGCTTCTCGTCGTCTGTTATCTTTGGGTGCATCGGTGGATCCCTTCCCTTCATCTCGTGCTTTTGTAAATGCATATTATAAGagctgaagagacagaaaggaaaaaaattcatacaCCAAAAAGCAACTTAGCAACATGGAAAGATAGTACCAACCGTGCAAATATATACTGAAGGTAATTACTATCACTTATTGCTTAAAAGGAAATACCCAGTTATCCTTGGGGAAAGTTATGATTTATAAGGGGCAGCTTAGGCTCGCTTActgttttttattgtctttccATTTCACAATGATGCCAGTTAGAATTCCAAGGGCTATTGCGGCAACTaacaaataaagaagaaaaaaaaccccaaataaacaaCAAATTTGGTATGTAATTTaagtgaaatactgaaatttggTAAAAGACTGGCAGCAAAATTCCCTGCTCTGGGGCTGCCTGTCACCACCCAGAGGCTTCCCCTCAGCCAGAATAATGCAAACCCCCTCTCGTGTCTCTGAACACGGAGCACAGAAACCGCTGCTAAGTATGGTGCCATGCTGAACTTGTTAAGGGTGTGATCCTCATTTATTTAGTGCTTTTATAGACAGCCTcctgtttctttgtattttaaacatacCATTTTTAGTACTTGATCTCTTTTGCAACAAGGATGTTGCAGGCTTCACTGATCTCTCATCTCTCAATGTCTGCCAAGgccttttaaagaaactttatCAATTAAAGAGTGACAGGACGTACAGTTTTTGCTTGGCTTCTTACACTGGCTTCTTTAgcttatttcatttcatattcaaCTGATGTAATGTTTTATACTAAGACATAGACAAACCATCCAGTTGCTTGCAATGCTGCTGCATTACCCAACAGCAGAGAACCCCCTGAATCCTGACCAGAGACGTTCAGTACTAGGGGCAGTGAAATgaataaaccaaaaccaccaactCCAGGTATCTAACAGCAAATAACAGCTTTGGGTTAGGAAAgtatattttcaattttaaactACTTACCAATGCAACTAGGGATGAGGATACCTATTAGACGGGAAGATAATGAAATTGATGTTGAAAAAATGAAGCCAACAATGCTGATAACTAAACAGGGAAGTTCCTTATCTATGCCCACAGAACAATATTATTCAAACCCAGATAACCGTAACACTGCTGAGAAGacaaaatgctgtaaaacaaTGTCATTAACTACACACACATCATTATGCTCGTCTTGAGTCCCTCACCCCACCTTTCTCCACTAATGGAGCTGAGGTCCATAACTCCAGGCTACCTCCACCCTCAGCAACATCCAAATACAGCCAAGATAATGTCTGTGGTTTCTACTGAGATGCTTGGCTGCATGGAGGGAGATTCAAGCATCAAAAATCCTACCCTGTATCATATCAGCTAAGGAGTGACtcagctgggagcagagagaaaaggggatTAGACCAGGGAACAAGCCTGTGCAACCCCCTTAGAAACTGGAAGATGGACCCaccaaaacaaatgaagaagGCACATTGAGAGCAGAAATCCAACAGTGTGTGGAGTCACAGGCACCCAATGTGGGTGCAATTACAGCAATTAAAAGGACTCTGAGGCAGAAAGCATCTCCTGAAGTCTTACCTAGCCAGTAACGATTCTCTGCTATATTCTCTTCCAGGGGTTCAGTGTGGTTTGTCACTGCTGTAGTCCTAActatagagagaaaaaaataaaggaaaaccgctcgaaattatattttatataattctCCATttatacataatatatataatacTTCAGTGAGGAGTAAATGTAGCGTGG encodes the following:
- the LOC115334975 gene encoding membrane cofactor protein-like isoform X2 — encoded protein: MGSGLRRSLLPTLLLVLLVLLVLLVLLPAAWGDCGPLPNIRHAEPPEDDKHRGSFRVGSKVRYSCLGDYVKRPLLSDTIQCLANSQWSNLPEFCGRSCPGPPRVRFARISQEDGMQNFYPVGVWVKYYCRSGYENTTDRLPTSTCFDNLTWSEVPELCQRKSCGIPANPEHGKVITNDHLFGAKADVVCNHGYTLKGVSRVISCSLRGDGVAWSQLPACQAISCPPPPAIPDGKHDGNGTEFTYNSVVLYTCDPGLQLVGNETLRCTTENSVDGIWSRSPPECRVRTTAVTNHTEPLEENIAENRYWLGILIPSCIVAAIALGILTGIIVKWKDNKKHSYNMHLQKHEMKGRDPPMHPKITDDEKQPVLWRSYFCHATSCHVCPTCEEQLHAALAPRAEPARGGCAVCEDWLSARPGTPRTDSVLSIGAGESRSPTGTSSPAKAADVLRADSTGEAVPERSEAEQPMDHESNHHVCPTCESWLRAHLGQCESRPVAPGERSGGPRRQDEGPQGPVCPPCADRLRLSPVHRDTASCPVCPLAREGTPAHLVPRCTPSCHVCPVCTAPTHAHLCQDKWRQL
- the LOC115334975 gene encoding CUB and sushi domain-containing protein 2-like isoform X3; protein product: MPSVPLGAGVRRSVCSNSNSLPLPAAGDCGPLPNIRHAEPPEDDKHRGSFRVGSKVRYSCLGDYVKRPLLSDTIQCLANSQWSNLPEFCGRSCPGPPRVRFARISQEDGMQNFYPVGVWVKYYCRSGYENTTDRLPTSTCFDNLTWSEVPELCQRKSCGIPANPEHGKVITNDHLFGAKADVVCNHGYTLKGVSRVISCSLRGDGVAWSQLPACQAISCPPPPAIPDGKHDGNGTEFTYNSVVLYTCDPGLQLVGNETLRCTTENSVDGIWSRSPPECRVRTTAVTNHTEPLEENIAENRYWLVGILIPSCIVAAIALGILTGIIVKWKDNKKHSYNMHLQKHEMKGRDPPMHPKITDDEKQPVLWRSYFCHATSCHVCPTCEEQLHAALAPRAEPARGGCAVCEDWLSARPGTPRTDSVLSIGAGESRSPTGTSSPAKAADVLRADSTGEAVPERSEAEQPMDHESNHHVCPTCESWLRAHLGQCESRPVAPGERSGGPRRQDEGPQGPVCPPCADRLRLSPVHRDTASCPVCPLAREGTPAHLVPRCTPSCHVCPVCTAPTHAHLCQDKWRQL
- the LOC115334975 gene encoding CUB and sushi domain-containing protein 2-like isoform X1 produces the protein MGSGLRRSLLPTLLLVLLVLLVLLVLLPAAWGDCGPLPNIRHAEPPEDDKHRGSFRVGSKVRYSCLGDYVKRPLLSDTIQCLANSQWSNLPEFCGRSCPGPPRVRFARISQEDGMQNFYPVGVWVKYYCRSGYENTTDRLPTSTCFDNLTWSEVPELCQRKSCGIPANPEHGKVITNDHLFGAKADVVCNHGYTLKGVSRVISCSLRGDGVAWSQLPACQAISCPPPPAIPDGKHDGNGTEFTYNSVVLYTCDPGLQLVGNETLRCTTENSVDGIWSRSPPECRVRTTAVTNHTEPLEENIAENRYWLVGILIPSCIVAAIALGILTGIIVKWKDNKKHSYNMHLQKHEMKGRDPPMHPKITDDEKQPVLWRSYFCHATSCHVCPTCEEQLHAALAPRAEPARGGCAVCEDWLSARPGTPRTDSVLSIGAGESRSPTGTSSPAKAADVLRADSTGEAVPERSEAEQPMDHESNHHVCPTCESWLRAHLGQCESRPVAPGERSGGPRRQDEGPQGPVCPPCADRLRLSPVHRDTASCPVCPLAREGTPAHLVPRCTPSCHVCPVCTAPTHAHLCQDKWRQL
- the LOC115334975 gene encoding uncharacterized protein LOC115334975 isoform X8, which produces MQNFYPVGVWVKYYCRSGYENTTDRLPTSTCFDNLTWSEVPELCQRKSCGIPANPEHGKVITNDHLFGAKADVVCNHGYTLKGVSRVISCSLRGDGVAWSQLPACQAISCPPPPAIPDGKHDGNGTEFTYNSVVLYTCDPGLQLVGNETLRCTTENSVDGIWSRSPPECRVRTTAVTNHTEPLEENIAENRYWLVGILIPSCIVAAIALGILTGIIVKWKDNKKHSYNMHLQKHEMKGRDPPMHPKITDDEKQPVLWRSYFCHATSCHVCPTCEEQLHAALAPRAEPARGGCAVCEDWLSARPGTPRTDSVLSIGAGESRSPTGTSSPAKAADVLRADSTGEAVPERSEAEQPMDHESNHHVCPTCESWLRAHLGQCESRPVAPGERSGGPRRQDEGPQGPVCPPCADRLRLSPVHRDTASCPVCPLAREGTPAHLVPRCTPSCHVCPVCTAPTHAHLCQDKWRQL